From a single Polyangiaceae bacterium genomic region:
- a CDS encoding DUF1501 domain-containing protein yields MTHDRHSKLSRRGILGAFATVSGGLILRSLATGIPAKILLDPLSARADELPNGKMLILSCSSSGDPVNANVPGTYGPSDVFHPTDATMAETSLKLGSTSTSAAKPWAQLPQNILDRTCFFHHATYTPVHGEMRRVQRMMEETEKNDMLISLLARELAPGLGTVQSDPVSLGANGGELLSSAGRVLANVGPVSVRKALGGVDGPLKDLTQLRDKSIDAMYALYKEHGTPSQRNLLEAWARSRNEVRSIGTELLSRLDAIDGNNQVNQVRAASVLAAMNITPVITLKLDFGGDNHTDGDLSKEAARHVTAIEQLQTLVEELDSMRSQGLLTHDVIVGSLNVFGRTLKSKGTKGRDHNKSHHVTVLIGNGVKGGVVGGIEHNKSGSDYQAQAIDSATGKGGDGGDIPFEETLGAMGKTLGRIMGVSPERMDQVLKTGKAVESAIG; encoded by the coding sequence ATGACGCACGATCGACACAGCAAGCTCAGCCGCCGCGGAATCCTGGGAGCGTTCGCCACCGTGAGTGGCGGCCTCATCCTCCGCTCCCTGGCGACCGGCATCCCCGCGAAGATCCTGCTCGATCCCCTGAGCGCTCGAGCGGACGAGCTGCCCAACGGCAAGATGCTCATCTTGAGCTGCTCCAGCTCCGGAGATCCGGTCAACGCCAACGTGCCCGGCACCTACGGGCCGAGCGACGTGTTCCATCCCACGGACGCGACCATGGCGGAGACCAGCCTGAAGTTGGGCTCGACCTCCACCTCCGCTGCCAAGCCTTGGGCCCAGCTGCCGCAGAACATCCTGGATCGCACCTGCTTCTTCCATCACGCGACCTACACGCCGGTGCACGGCGAGATGCGTCGAGTCCAACGCATGATGGAGGAGACCGAGAAGAACGACATGCTCATCTCGCTCCTGGCGCGAGAGCTCGCTCCCGGTTTGGGCACCGTGCAGTCGGATCCCGTGAGCTTGGGCGCCAACGGTGGAGAGTTGTTGAGCTCCGCAGGCCGAGTGCTCGCGAACGTGGGTCCGGTGTCCGTACGCAAGGCGTTGGGCGGCGTGGACGGACCGCTCAAGGATCTCACCCAGCTGCGCGACAAGAGCATCGATGCCATGTACGCCCTGTACAAGGAGCACGGTACACCCAGTCAGCGCAATCTGCTGGAAGCCTGGGCGCGCTCTCGCAACGAAGTTCGTAGCATTGGTACCGAGCTGCTCTCCCGGCTCGACGCCATCGACGGAAACAACCAGGTGAACCAAGTGCGCGCCGCGTCCGTGTTGGCGGCGATGAACATCACGCCGGTGATCACGCTGAAGCTGGACTTCGGCGGTGACAACCACACCGATGGCGACCTGAGCAAGGAGGCCGCGCGCCACGTGACGGCCATCGAACAGCTGCAAACGTTGGTGGAAGAGCTCGATTCCATGCGCAGCCAGGGCCTGCTGACCCACGACGTGATCGTCGGCTCCCTGAACGTGTTCGGCCGCACGCTCAAGAGCAAGGGCACCAAGGGACGCGATCACAACAAGAGCCACCACGTCACGGTGCTGATCGGCAACGGCGTGAAGGGCGGCGTGGTGGGCGGTATCGAGCACAACAAGTCCGGCAGCGACTACCAGGCGCAGGCCATCGACTCCGCCACCGGCAAGGGGGGCGACGGTGGGGACATCCCCTTCGAGGAAACCCTGGGCGCCATGGGCAAGACCCTCGGTCGCATCATGGGCGTGAGCCCGGAGCGAATGGATCAGGTGCTCAAGACGGGCAAGGCCGTAGAGTCCGCGATCGGCTGA
- a CDS encoding serine/threonine protein kinase, translating into MQPEDLSIGVVLGGRYRLEAELARGPESRVFRAAETRTGREVALKVLARDPSDKTWASRFRREANLARELQHPNTVRLLDFEVGGDTVPFIVYELLRGRTLRAVLQEQGALGEARSIHIVSQILKALMESHALGVVHRDIKPDNVFICDFAGEEDFVKVLDFGIAKSMEPEATLLTSDGMLVGTPRYMSPDQIRGEPATPSMDLYAAGLVLAEMLAGVPVVGGDHAEACRTQLAPEPLVLPEAVYRTPLGPVIERAIRKDPAARFQLAGPFLTSLKASLGSIPPPRSELPDTVDHVPIQDVLGRLPPPAGVPSPVPPRDPSAPPPPGAAPAAAKLHPIVWLTLAFAMLGVLLGAIAIVIAVTR; encoded by the coding sequence TTGCAGCCCGAAGATCTCAGCATCGGCGTCGTTCTCGGGGGCCGCTACCGCTTGGAGGCGGAGCTCGCCCGAGGCCCGGAGAGCCGCGTGTTTCGCGCCGCGGAAACCCGGACGGGGCGCGAGGTGGCACTCAAGGTGCTGGCTCGGGATCCGTCGGACAAGACTTGGGCTTCGCGCTTTCGGCGGGAAGCGAATCTCGCGCGGGAGCTGCAGCATCCGAACACCGTGCGGCTGCTCGATTTCGAGGTGGGCGGCGATACCGTGCCCTTCATCGTCTACGAGCTGTTGCGCGGTCGCACGCTGCGCGCGGTGCTCCAGGAGCAAGGCGCGCTGGGCGAAGCGCGATCCATTCACATCGTCAGCCAGATCCTCAAGGCCTTGATGGAGTCCCACGCGCTGGGCGTCGTGCACCGCGACATCAAGCCGGACAACGTCTTCATCTGTGACTTTGCGGGTGAAGAGGACTTCGTCAAGGTGCTGGATTTCGGCATCGCGAAGAGCATGGAGCCGGAGGCCACGCTGCTCACCTCCGACGGCATGCTGGTGGGCACGCCACGCTACATGTCTCCCGATCAGATTCGCGGCGAGCCGGCGACGCCGAGCATGGATCTCTACGCGGCGGGCTTGGTGCTCGCGGAGATGCTGGCAGGCGTTCCCGTGGTGGGTGGCGACCACGCGGAGGCGTGTCGAACGCAGCTTGCCCCCGAGCCGCTGGTGCTTCCCGAAGCGGTGTACCGCACCCCCCTCGGTCCGGTGATCGAGCGTGCCATTCGCAAGGATCCCGCCGCGCGTTTCCAGCTCGCCGGACCATTCCTGACCTCCCTGAAAGCGTCCTTGGGCTCGATTCCTCCGCCCCGCAGCGAGCTCCCCGACACCGTGGATCACGTTCCCATCCAGGACGTGTTGGGACGGCTTCCACCCCCCGCCGGCGTGCCGAGCCCGGTCCCGCCGCGCGACCCTTCCGCGCCACCGCCGCCGGGCGCGGCGCCCGCCGCGGCCAAGCTTCATCCCATCGTTTGGCTCACCCTGGCGTTCGCGATGCTGGGCGTGCTGCTCGGCGCCATCGCCATCGTGATCGCCGTGACCCGCTGA
- a CDS encoding VOC family protein, whose product MSYDYGRFNWFELVTGDQAPARAFYPELFGWKLEPMDMPGGQSYPLLKAGGVPFGGLRDLPKPGLPPHWLSYVSVADVEASAKKVKAAGGSVLMDPVTIPTVGRMQPVADPEGAAFMLFHGESGDPEPTEGVGAVHWNELWATDPKAAARFYEQVLGYGHQVREMPGGEYIVLHSGETRRAGILRKPSAEIPSMWLSYFQVADCDGAVKRAEKLGATPIGDAMSVEGVGRFAILKDGQGAVFGVIAP is encoded by the coding sequence ATGAGCTACGACTACGGACGTTTCAACTGGTTCGAGCTGGTGACCGGAGATCAAGCGCCGGCGCGGGCCTTCTATCCCGAGCTGTTCGGCTGGAAGCTCGAGCCCATGGACATGCCCGGTGGGCAGAGCTACCCGCTACTGAAGGCTGGTGGCGTTCCCTTCGGCGGCTTGCGCGACCTGCCCAAGCCCGGTCTGCCGCCCCACTGGCTGAGCTACGTGTCCGTCGCCGACGTGGAAGCGTCCGCCAAGAAGGTGAAGGCCGCGGGCGGCAGCGTGCTGATGGATCCAGTGACCATTCCCACCGTGGGCCGGATGCAGCCGGTGGCAGATCCGGAAGGCGCGGCCTTCATGCTGTTCCATGGCGAGTCCGGCGATCCGGAGCCGACGGAGGGCGTGGGCGCCGTTCATTGGAACGAGCTGTGGGCCACGGATCCCAAGGCCGCGGCGCGCTTCTACGAGCAAGTGCTGGGCTATGGGCACCAGGTGCGGGAAATGCCAGGGGGCGAGTACATCGTGCTGCACAGCGGCGAGACGCGGCGCGCCGGGATCTTGCGCAAGCCCAGCGCCGAGATTCCGAGCATGTGGCTCAGCTACTTCCAGGTCGCGGACTGCGATGGCGCGGTGAAGCGCGCCGAAAAGCTTGGCGCGACGCCAATCGGCGACGCGATGTCCGTGGAGGGAGTCGGGCGCTTCGCGATCCTGAAAGACGGCCAGGGCGCCGTGTTCGGGGTGATCGCGCCGTGA
- a CDS encoding YciI family protein yields the protein MQYLLLIYESEAVGAGRDPEARRKLTSDYVAFTEDIKAKGNFVAGDALEPVSTATTVRVREGKTLTTDGPFAETKEQLGGYYLIEAKDLDEALAIAARIPSAKMGSIEVRPIMVWQS from the coding sequence ATGCAGTACCTGCTCTTGATCTACGAAAGCGAAGCGGTCGGTGCCGGACGAGACCCGGAGGCGCGGAGAAAGCTCACGAGCGACTACGTGGCGTTCACGGAGGACATCAAGGCGAAGGGAAATTTCGTCGCCGGTGACGCGTTGGAGCCCGTGTCCACGGCCACCACGGTGCGCGTTCGCGAAGGCAAGACGCTCACGACGGACGGCCCCTTTGCAGAGACCAAAGAGCAGCTCGGTGGCTACTACTTGATCGAAGCGAAGGACCTGGATGAAGCGTTGGCCATCGCGGCGCGGATCCCCTCCGCCAAGATGGGCAGCATCGAAGTGCGCCCCATCATGGTCTGGCAGTCGTAA